The Bos indicus isolate NIAB-ARS_2022 breed Sahiwal x Tharparkar chromosome X, NIAB-ARS_B.indTharparkar_mat_pri_1.0, whole genome shotgun sequence genome has a window encoding:
- the LOC139181725 gene encoding probable protein BRICK1, with amino-acid sequence MAGQEDPVQREIHQDWANREYIEVITSSIKKIADFLNSFDMSCRSRLATLNEKLTALERRIEYIEARVTKGETLT; translated from the coding sequence ATGGCGGGACAAGAGGATCCGGTGCAGCGGGAGATTCACCAGGACTGGGCGAACCGGGAGTACATTGAGGTCATCACCAGCAGCATCAAGAAAATCGCAGACTTTCTCAACTCATTCGATATGTCTTGTCGCTCAAGACTCGCAACACTAAATGAGAAATTGACAGCTCTTGAGCGGAGAATAGAGTACATAGAAGCCAGGGTGACAAAAGGTGAAACCCTCACCTAG